The Mycolicibacterium cosmeticum sequence TGCGGTTGGGGATGGGGTAGTCATCGGTGGCGTCGGCTGACGCGATGCCCGAGGTGGTCAGGGCGCCGGCCAGGGCCAGTGCGGCGATGCCGTAGCGGATTGCGGTGGATGCCATGGTGTTTCTCCGGTTCAGTGCTGGGCGGCGGCGGCCTGGTCGAGGATGACGCGTTTTTCCGGGCAGTAGTAGTTCAGGGCGGCGCCGAGGAACTGCCAGTTCTGTTGGGTGGTGTTGTGCCGGTCGAGGTTGTCGCCGATGAATTTGGCCGAGGCGAACGCGTCGTGGTCGACGTTGTTGTAGAGCCGTTTGCAGACCAGTTTGCCGATCCAGGCGTTGTAGTCCTTTTGCCCGTAGATGCCGTAGGTGTGCAACTCGTGGGCGAAGTTGGTGTCCGGATCCCGATCATACGCCGGATCCGCGGCCGCCGGTGCCGCCAACCCGATTGCGGCGCAGGCGATCACGATACCGATGGCGAACTTCATGACAGGGCCTCCTCGGACTCTTTCTGAATGGGAGCCGGCCACGGCGCCGGCACCGGGCGTTGGCGCACGGGCACCGGCCACCAGAACCACTTACCCAGCAAGGCCGCGATGGATGGCGTCATGAACGACCGCACGATCAACGTGTCGAACAACAGACCCAGACCGATCGTCGTGCCGATCTGACCCAAGACCACCAGGTCGCTGAAGATGAACGACGCCATCGTCGCCGAGAACACCAGTCCGGCGGCGGTGACCACGCGGCCGGTGCCCGCCATGGACCGGATGATGCCTGTGTTCAAACCCGCGTGCAACTCCTCTTTGAATCGGGATACCAGCAGCAGGTTGTAATCCGCACCGACCGCCAGTAGCAAAATGATCGCCAGCGGTACCACGATCCAGTACAGATGGATCCCGAAGATGTACTGCCACACCAAGACTGCCAGACCGACCGAGGCGCCCAGGGAGACCGCGACGGTTCCCACGATGACGATGGCGGCCACGATGCTGCGGGTCACGAACATCATGATCAGCAGGATCAGTGCTATCGCGGCCAACGCCGAGATCAGCAGGTCGTACTTCATCCCTTCCTGGATGTCTTTGTTGGTGGACCCGATTCCGGCCACATAGATCTTGGCGTCGGACATCGGTGTCGCCTTGAGCGCATCGAATACCGCGTCCTTTATGGCGTCGATGTGCGGGATGGCTTGAGGGTCGGCCGGGTTGCCCTGGTGGGTGACGATGAACCGGGCGGCTTTGCCATCGGGGGAGAGGAACAGTTTGAGGCCGCGCTTGAAGTCGGCGTTGTCGAAGGCCTCCGGGGGCAGGTAGAACGTGTCGTCGTTCTTGGAGTCGTCGAAGGCCTGCCCCATCGCGGTGGCGTTCTTGAGGGCCTCATCGCTTTGGGCGTTGGTGCCACCCGTGGTCGCGTAGTTCGACAGCGTGAGTTCCTTGTTGCGTTCCTGGATGGCGATCTGCGGCGGCAGCAGGGCAACCAACTGCGGCTGCAGGGCGTCCAGTTTGTCCAGGCTTGCGGTGATGTTGGTGAACTTGTCGGACAGCTCGGAAATGCCGTCCAGTGAGTCGAACACCGACCGCAGCGCCGAACACATCGGGATGTCGAAGCAGTGCGGCTCCCAGTAGAAGTAGTTTCGCAGCGGGCGGAACTGGTCGTCGAAATTGGCGAGCTTGTCGCGCAGGTCGTTCACCGTCTCGACGGTGTCGTGGAACGCCTCGGTCTGCTCGTGGGTGTATGCCGCGCTCTGCTTCTGCAGCGCCAGTTGCTGTTTGAGAACGTTGATGGTGTTGTCGATCTCGTTGGCCTGCTTGAGCAGATCGTCGGCCCGGTCCTTCTGGTAGCCCAGGTTCATGATCTGGCTGGCGCTGGTGGCGCTGATCTGGAAGGGGATCGAACTGTGCGTGATCGGGGTGCCGAGCGGGCGCGTGATCGACTGCACCAGCGCGACACCCGGTGTGTGCAACACCGCCTTGGCCGCACGCTCGAGGATGAGCATGTCCGCCGGGTTGCGCATATCGTGATCGGCTTCGATCATCAGCAACTCCGGATTGATCCGCGCCTCGGTGAAATGTCGTTCGGCGGCTTCCATTCCGACGACGCCGGGCGCGCTGGCCGGAATGTAGGGCCGGTTGTCATAGCTGGTCTGGTAGCCGGGTAGGGCCAGCACACCGATGAGGGCGATCCCACATGTCACCACCAGGATGGGTCCGGGCCAGCGCACGATCGCGGTGCCGATCCGGCGCCAGCCGCGGGCACGCAGCTGCCCTTTGGGTTCCATCAGCCCGAACCGGCTGGCGATCAACAACACTGACGGGCCCAGCGTGAGTGCTGCCGCCAAGGTGACGACGACACCCAGCGCCGCGGGGACACCCAGGGTTTGGAAGTAGGGCAGCCGGGTGAAGGCCATACAGGCCACCGCGCCGGCGATGGTCAACCCGGATCCGACGATGACATGGACTGTGCCACGCCACATGTCGTAGTAGGCCGGGATCCGGTCCAGTCCGTTACTACGGGCTTCCTGGTAACGGCCGACGACGAAGATCGCGTAGTCCGTGCCGGCGGCGATCGCGAGCAGCGTGAGCAGGTTCGTCGAGTAGGTGGACAGCCCGATGACGCCGGAATGGGCCAGCACCGCGACGACACCGCGAGCGGCGGCGAGCTCGATGGCGACAGTCACCAGCACGATCAGCATGGTGACCACCGAGCGGTAGACGAACAGCAGCATGATCCCGATGACCAGGAACGTGATGGCGGTGACCTCGTTGGTGCCCGCGCTGCCCACCTCGAAGTTGTCGGTCACCAGTGGCGAGGCGCCCGTGATGTAGGCCTTGAGCCCGGGCGGGGGCGGGTCGTCGGCCACGATTTTGCGTACCGCGTCGACCGATTCGTTGGACAATTCCTCGCCCTGGTTGCCACGCAGGTAGAGCTGTGTGAGGGCGGCCTTGCCGTCCTTGCTCTGCGAACCGCCCGCGGTCAGCGGGTCACCCCAGAAGTCCTGCACATGCTCGACATGTTCGGTGTCGGCTTGGAGCTTCTTGACCAGCCCGTCGTAGTACTTGTGAGCATCGTCGCCCAACGGTTGGTCGCCTTCGAGGACGAGCATTGCCGCACTGTCGGAATCGAATTCGTGGAAGACCTGGCCGATATGGCGCATCGCCAGGATGCCCGGCGCGTCAGCGGCGTTCAATCCGACCGAACGCTCCCAGCCGACCACTTCGAGTTGGGGCACGAGCACATTGGACAGCGCAGCGATGGCGATCCAGAGGAACAGGATGGGGACCGACAAGGTGCGGATGAGCCTGGCCGGCAGAGAGCCCTCGACGCCGGTGTCGGCCTGATGCTCGCTCATGCTGTCTTGTCCAAGCAGGCGATGTATCCGTTCACGTTGTCCGAAGACCTTTCGTCTTTGACGATCCCGTTGACGGTGATGCGGCAACTGATGACATCACCGTCACCCTGGGCCCGCAGATCGGCGTACATCGTCGGGTCGTCGGTGACCAGTTCCTGGGACCACGGCAACGGCACGTTGTCCACGCGTTGCGGCTGGGCGTGTATATCGAGGTAGTTGATGGTCGCCACCGATCCGGGCGACCCGAACACCTCGAACAACACGCGTTTGGGGTTGTAGCCGGTGTTCTCCAGGGCATCCGAGCCCGGCCTGGAGATCTCATTGTCGGAGCCGAAGATGCCGTGCAGTCGGCTGATCGCGAAGGCAACCACGGCCACCACCAGGATTGCGACGATCACCGTCCACTGCCGGCGTGCCAACGTGCTCAGCGAGAACTTGCTCAACCCCGACCCTTCCGACGCCCCCGCAGGCGACCGCGTTCCGCTAAGCGAAACGGGTCATAGAAGGAGAACGGTACGGTACCGTACGATCACTTGCAACCGCTTGACGTGCCAGTAACTGACTGCTCTCACGGTGTTTTCCGCACGGCGTTCGGTGTAATCCTGATCCGGCAGAGAACACGGGCAGAGAAAGGGGCAGGGTGACTTCCGATCTGCGCGACGACACCTCGGGCTGCCCGTGGAGCGCGCGGGAGGCCGAACTCCTCGCGATCACGCTGGAGCTGCTCCAGGAGCACGGGTATGACCGACTGACCGTCGATGCCGTCGCCGTCAGGGCCAAGGCCAGTAAGGCCACCATGTACCGGCGCTGGCCGTCCAAGGCCGACCTCGTGCTCGCCGCGTTCATCGAGGGCACCCGAAGTGCGTTCGTCCCGCCCCACACCGGCTCGCTGCGCGGTGACCTGCTGGAGATCGGCCGGTCGACCTGCCAGCAGGCGTGTGAGCACATGCGCACCATGCGGGCGGTGCTCAACGAGATGTCGCACAGCCCGGCACTGCAGGAGGCAATGCGCGAGAAGTTCATCCTGCAGCGCAGGTTGGTCATCGAAGGGGTGTTCGCCGAGGCGATCGCCCGAGGCGAGATGGCGGCCACGGCAATCAACGAGGAGATCTTCGATCTGCTGCCGGGGTATCTGGTCTTCCGGTCGCTCATCTCGGACCGGCCGCCGAGCGACGAAACCGTACGGGTACTCGTCGACGATGTGTTGCTGCCCAGTCTGACCGGTCACGGCAAGGCGTAGTCCATCGGCGCGCCGTTACCGCCGGTGGCCTCGCGGTGCGCGACCACCGTCGCGACGTTGGCACCGTCACGCGTCACCCCGAGGATGGCGACCTCGTCATTGACCGCAAAGGCGTTGGCCGCCGCCCCGACATGACTGCCGGACATGGTGATTCCGTTGGTCTGTGCGTCGATGACGTAGGTGCGTGCGACGCCGTCGGCGCCCTGAGCGGTCAGTGAATTGGGCGTCACAGCGATCAGCCGGCCCTCCTGCATGATCGGCTGCCCAGCCCCGACGGTCGGCGCGGGCGCGGATGCCGGGGTGGACGCCGAGTCGGCGATGTGCATGAGAACCGCCGCGGCCACCGCGGCGAATG is a genomic window containing:
- a CDS encoding DUF732 domain-containing protein; translation: MKFAIGIVIACAAIGLAAPAAADPAYDRDPDTNFAHELHTYGIYGQKDYNAWIGKLVCKRLYNNVDHDAFASAKFIGDNLDRHNTTQQNWQFLGAALNYYCPEKRVILDQAAAAQH
- a CDS encoding MMPL/RND family transporter, whose protein sequence is MSEHQADTGVEGSLPARLIRTLSVPILFLWIAIAALSNVLVPQLEVVGWERSVGLNAADAPGILAMRHIGQVFHEFDSDSAAMLVLEGDQPLGDDAHKYYDGLVKKLQADTEHVEHVQDFWGDPLTAGGSQSKDGKAALTQLYLRGNQGEELSNESVDAVRKIVADDPPPPGLKAYITGASPLVTDNFEVGSAGTNEVTAITFLVIGIMLLFVYRSVVTMLIVLVTVAIELAAARGVVAVLAHSGVIGLSTYSTNLLTLLAIAAGTDYAIFVVGRYQEARSNGLDRIPAYYDMWRGTVHVIVGSGLTIAGAVACMAFTRLPYFQTLGVPAALGVVVTLAAALTLGPSVLLIASRFGLMEPKGQLRARGWRRIGTAIVRWPGPILVVTCGIALIGVLALPGYQTSYDNRPYIPASAPGVVGMEAAERHFTEARINPELLMIEADHDMRNPADMLILERAAKAVLHTPGVALVQSITRPLGTPITHSSIPFQISATSASQIMNLGYQKDRADDLLKQANEIDNTINVLKQQLALQKQSAAYTHEQTEAFHDTVETVNDLRDKLANFDDQFRPLRNYFYWEPHCFDIPMCSALRSVFDSLDGISELSDKFTNITASLDKLDALQPQLVALLPPQIAIQERNKELTLSNYATTGGTNAQSDEALKNATAMGQAFDDSKNDDTFYLPPEAFDNADFKRGLKLFLSPDGKAARFIVTHQGNPADPQAIPHIDAIKDAVFDALKATPMSDAKIYVAGIGSTNKDIQEGMKYDLLISALAAIALILLIMMFVTRSIVAAIVIVGTVAVSLGASVGLAVLVWQYIFGIHLYWIVVPLAIILLLAVGADYNLLLVSRFKEELHAGLNTGIIRSMAGTGRVVTAAGLVFSATMASFIFSDLVVLGQIGTTIGLGLLFDTLIVRSFMTPSIAALLGKWFWWPVPVRQRPVPAPWPAPIQKESEEALS
- a CDS encoding MmpS family transport accessory protein; the protein is MSKFSLSTLARRQWTVIVAILVVAVVAFAISRLHGIFGSDNEISRPGSDALENTGYNPKRVLFEVFGSPGSVATINYLDIHAQPQRVDNVPLPWSQELVTDDPTMYADLRAQGDGDVISCRITVNGIVKDERSSDNVNGYIACLDKTA
- a CDS encoding TetR/AcrR family transcriptional regulator, with the translated sequence MTSDLRDDTSGCPWSAREAELLAITLELLQEHGYDRLTVDAVAVRAKASKATMYRRWPSKADLVLAAFIEGTRSAFVPPHTGSLRGDLLEIGRSTCQQACEHMRTMRAVLNEMSHSPALQEAMREKFILQRRLVIEGVFAEAIARGEMAATAINEEIFDLLPGYLVFRSLISDRPPSDETVRVLVDDVLLPSLTGHGKA